A genomic region of Colletotrichum destructivum chromosome 1, complete sequence contains the following coding sequences:
- a CDS encoding Putative leucine-rich repeat domain superfamily: MEFQRLPAEVLVEICRHLVVPMHSSRHGHGPVIRPETEEALACRAALARLMRTCRNLHDVAGCVLYSGYYQLWHPSAAYRFLRTLDPHSHEPCYDTTTKRPPDLLSFDGTRRHIVRHLDIHTNLDRRTLNSVPWTGQQGSIMNGTWIETMASRLGMPFPEGWHTARHSGDENTGDHAAEHLNQLLLRYLSDLTSVNITLVFNWDFDVLEKWINEQQETEQQQTEDDEEVEPFAPFRNLRHLKVHLRCLEARSFNCLKVIIKSAPYLSTLEIYDSISYRPQLHSRLEALRVLKFDQCAMDRNAMRFTLTAVPNITRFEYRHSNSSLIVGKHPALTPRMLRHLLSNEYELTRPAPLNARGQLAKAVLPDLHLQLRALVIAFPVYEGMRPWGDDETIDSLRHFAKLRSLSIDSDSIACTSPPEPRHMTISNLEDMVPETLEALEITRVGGYFRELVETSLPSMARAVSKGRFGRLRRIDLLGCPDVKEVRNDVQLHLHRVFERRLGPMISVTILGEED; this comes from the coding sequence ATGGAGTTTCAACGTCtgccggccgaggtgctgGTCGAGATTTgccgccatctcgtcgtccccaTGCACAGCAGCCGCCACGGTCACGGCCCTGTCATAAGGCCAGAGACTGAAGAAGCCCTCGCCTGCCGGGCGGCCCTCGCGCGTCTGATGAGGACGTGCCGCAACCTgcacgacgtcgccggctgCGTGCTCTATTCCGGCTACTACCAGCTCTGGCATCCTTCTGCCGCGTATCGCTTTCTCAGGACACTCGACCCCCACAGCCATGAACCATGCTACGACACGACAACCAAAAGACCACCGGACCTGCTTTCCTTCGACGGTACTCGCCGCCACATTGTCCGCCACCTTGACATCCACACCAACCTGGACCGCCGGACCCTGAACAGCGTCCCTTGGACGGGTCAGCAGGGAAGCATAATGAACGGCACATGGATCGAGACGATGGCGTCCAGGCTGGGGATGCCATTCCCCGAAGGCTGGCACACAGCCCGTCATTCGGGCGACGAGAACACGGGGGACCATGCCGCGGAGCACCTGAACCAGCTTCTCCTGCGGTACCTCTCCGACCTGACCAGTGTCAACATCACCCTTGTCTTCAACTGGGACTTTGACGTGCTCGAAAAATGGATCAACGAGCAGCAGGAAacggagcagcagcagaccgaggacgacgaggaggtcgagcCCTTCGCCCCGTTCCGGAACCTCCGACACCTGAAGGTCCACCTGCGGTGTCTCGAGGCCCGGAGCTTCAACTGCCTCAAGGTCATCATCAAGAGTGCCCCGTACCTGTCGACACTAGAGATCTACGACTCCATCTCCTACCGGCCCCAGCTGCACTCCCGTCTCGAGGCCCTGCGGGTCCTCAAATTCGACCAGTGCGCGATGGACCGGAACGCCATGCGCTTCACCCTCACGGCCGTCCCCAACATCACCCGTTTCGAGTACCGCCACTCCAACTCCAGCCTGATCGTCGGCAAGCACCCGGCTCTGACGCCGCGAATGCTGCGCCACCTGCTGAGTAACGAGTACGAGCTCACGCGCCCGGCGCCACTGAATGCGAGGggccagctcgccaaggccgtcctGCCGGACCTTCACCTCCAGCTGCGGGCCCTCGTTATTGCGTTCCCCGTCTATGAGGGCATGCGGCCctggggcgacgacgagacgatCGACAGCCTGCGCCATTTCGCCAAGCTGCGGAGCCTGAGCATCGACAGCGACAGCATCGCCTGTACGTCGCCTCCGGAGCCCCGGCACATGACGATCAGCAATCTTGAGGACATGGTCCCGGAGACCCTTGAGGCTCTGGAGATCACGCGGGTCGGCGGCTATTTCCGGGAGCTGGTCGAGACGAGCCTGCCGAGCATGGCGCGGGCGGTGAGCAAAGGCCGCTTCGGGAGGCTGCGGCGCATCGATCTCCTCGGCTGTCCGGATGTCAAAGAAGTGAGGAACGATGTCCAACTCCATCTCCATAGAGTGTTTGAGAGGCGATTAGGGCCTATGATATCGGTCACGatccttggcgaggaggattGA
- a CDS encoding Putative major facilitator superfamily, MFS transporter superfamily, producing MAPPPEAPGSDPEKRTPSVIDPAPGALTADDDLVSKHHIADESGALAASALNSAPLDDAQSRSILRKLDRRILPFLCVTYALQFIDKTSLGYSSVYGIIPDNGLVGQQYSWASSIFYFGYLVAEYPGVAVLQRFPVAKFLGANIVLWGAILMTTAACSSFAGLASVRFLLGATEATISPGFVAVTGMWWTRQEQAGRSALWVSFLGVGSFIGTLLAYGIGHITGSLSPWKYIFLILGAMTVVWGVVFTLFVPDSPANVTWLTEQERVVAVQRVAANNTGTGRSRTFVMAQVVEAATDPAIIILGLISFVNAIASGGLAFGSLIIQGFGFSPLQTTLMNLPLSTVQVVTQLGAGFLTSKISSSRLHVGTVAMIPPIIGTLLINQLHLDNKWGRLVGVWLLGSYPVGFMVILGLLSTNIAGGTKRSVASGWVFVCYCIGQIAGPQFFKSKEAPAYHNGIVAMLCGFILNLVLNQILRFIYVLENKKRDKLLEGKSEEEIAEMQREGEVLGFEDATDKTNPMFRYVL from the exons ATGGCACCACCCCCCGAAGCTCCGGGTTCGGACCCGGAAAAGCGGACCCCCTCGGTCATCGACCCGGCCCCCGGCGccctcaccgccgacgatgacTTGGTCTCGAAGCAccacatcgccgacgagTCCGGCGCgctcgccgcctcggccctcAACTCGGcgcccctcgacgacgcgcaGTCCCGCTCGATCCTCAGGAAGCTCGACCGGCGCatcctccccttcctctgCGTCACCTACGCGCTCCAGTTCATCGACAAGACGTCGCTGGGCTACAGCTCCGTCTACGGCATCATCCCGGAcaacggcctcgtcggccagcagTATAGCTGGGCGAGCAGCATCTTCTACTTCGGctacctcgtcgccgagtatcccggcgtcgccgtcctgCAGCGCTTCCCCGTCGCCAAGTTCCTCGGCGCCAACATCGTCCTCTGGGGCGCGATCCTCATGACCACGGCGGCCTGCAGCTCCTTCGCGGGGCTAGCGTCAGtccgcttcctcctcggtgcCACCGAGGCCACCATCTCGCcgggcttcgtcgccgtcacgggCATGTGGTGGACGCGCCAGGAGCAGGCCGGCCGCTCGGCGCTCTGGGTCtccttcctcggcgtcggcagctTCATCGGCACGCTGCTGGCCTACGGCATCGGCCACATCACGGGCTCCCTTTCGCCGTGGAAGTacatcttcctcatcctcggtgCCATGACGGTCGTCTGGGGTGTTGTCTTCACGCTCTTCGTGCCCGACAGCCCGGCCAACGTGACGTGGCTGACTGAGCAGGAGAGGGTCGTCGCCGTGCAGCGCGTCGCGGCGAACAACACCGGCACCGGCCGGAGTAGGACCTTTGTCATGgcgcaggtcgtcgaggcggcgacggacccggccatcatcatcctgGGCCTGATTTCCTTTGTGAACGCGATCGCGTCCGGGGGTCTGGCGTTCGGGTCGTTGATCATCCAGGGATTCGGGTTCAGCCCCCTGCAGACGACGCTGATGAACCTGCCCCTTTCTACGGTCCAGGTCGTCACGCAGCTTGGTGCCGGTTTCTTGACGAGCAAGATCTCTAGCTCACGATTGCACGTTGGCACGGTTGCCATGATCCCACCG ATCATCGGCACGCTACTGATCAACCAACTCCACCTGGACAACAAATGgggccgcctcgtcggcgtaTGGCTCTTGGGGTCATACCCCGTCGGCTTCATGGTcatcctcgggctcctcTCGACAAACATCGCCGGCGGGACGAAGCGGTCCGTGGCCTCGGGCTGGGTGTTTGTGTGCTACTGCATCGGGCAGATCGCGGGTCCCCAGTTCTTCAAGAGCAAGGAGGCGCCGGCCTACCACAACGGCATCGTGGCGATGCTGTGCGGCTTCATCCTGAACCTCGTCCTCAACCAGATTCTCCGGTTCATCTACGTGCTGGAGAACAAGAAGCGCGATAAGTTGCTCGAGGGCAAAtccgaggaggagattgCCGAGATGCAGAGGGAGGGCGAGGTCCTGGGGTTCGAGGATGCGACTGACAAGACCAAC CCGATGTTCCGGTACGTCCTCTGA